A window of Prolixibacter sp. SD074 contains these coding sequences:
- a CDS encoding PKD domain-containing protein, with product MKHFTLLFMLATISLGSTAQNLPFSLTGLNESGNPVYAPEMAVSGETVHTIWITRNTDNTYTMNYRRSTDSGITWEAVKTLFTSDAGSWQGMATSNHFKRLAVDGNKVFVMIQAGNVDDKAVLYLVSSSDGGATFNTPKSVYEGDVYFSVDDSYVQYTNGVLYNVFITHNNNNGATQFHLLRSASDGADITINPFLAPDSWGIDDFLADGNDLYILYSYSHYYYGFNSGIVKMAVSHDGGSTFSEKGLSIPAEGYTDGRHRALASSDRNAPRIGKSGSTISVVWSLVDSDEKHHLRYARSTDNGDTFSTPVSLASDDDVSGTIYAKRMTTKTLGEDIYIMFPDYIINKASSMYLLSSHDNGNSFSAVKTLSANYSYPKGDLPLLSLTTDKVTAAWGPGVARYSNDKGETFDGGQMLYPYSTYLYAMNLRDFFTDEEGNVLFLGNGRVTSDEENQVILGRLFPAVTPSETNSAYSITRGADNPSYLEIPETPEVAIDSAITVEFWARIDITTEGSSSFLLFEKLDSHAGSNNKQFEIEVMRDYGTTNNPRLRGTLITDKGTFVNDAYIDLYDNKWHHIGYSYDARAGLNNYKLFVDGKEVARQTVTGKIEPDPGVFVFGPYYLSNALNLGLDEIRIWGKGLTTDEILENAVHSLTGMEDSLLVYINCNESLKDLTGHGADGFNLASGEFTANPPQPPIVNFEAYQNIQTVSFNQESENATQYTWDFGDGETSVLANPTHEYPGPGEYEVTLTASNNGTSFSATKTVTIGGIAKIEDNVAGNTGYATVKIYGGGLNDNSTFKITMGGEEVLAEGISLYQPGILIGTLDLHEKAVGKWDVVVQTGSGTVTIPEGFTVVEGEEASPWVEIQGRGRILFNMWQTYTIRYGNDSNVDALGVPLFVIVPWETEVELIDFTISFNGYAESNGEEIPAELLQPYYETTQVMGEEFHAKVYPFYVPIIPANSSNEVHIRLKSPSDIRVLAWVSGPFFGSPMDEEIQDCLLRAQAGAVTNGLVNLAASALPGAGCVKDVVTTYIWNPLDFSKPKADEKPSWGSLIWNYAKTVAGCAVDFVPAAKAYELAIGVFQFGADIYDNYQKDQECRKLAKQSKKDRGITAVSSFDPNEIVGPDGPGAEKYIAETQRFPYSIYFENKATASAPAHIVTVTDTLDLTRFRASDFIFGSFGFGDTIITPATQETYRFSSDVELNANLLLRVTGKIDTLTGVISWQFASLDPLTMDIHEDPAVGFLPPNVTSPEGEGFVSFTAGVHDPAANGTVYENQATIVFDANEPIKTNIWQNTVDVIPPESQVQQLEAQTGPTNFTVAWSGTDNAAGIEYYDIYVKANGEGPVLWLVHTKEVSAEFGGETGSVYKFYSVATDNVGNTEETSTTYDAETLVTRSDDVISLNESWTLFPNPTKGGLNLSINDMEGELVLLEIYSATGNKIWEQQIPVHGCQQNEQINLSRYPSGIYFARLTIGNETTNKTIILK from the coding sequence ATGAAACATTTCACACTGTTATTCATGCTGGCAACCATCAGTCTGGGATCGACTGCCCAAAACCTTCCTTTTAGTCTTACCGGCTTAAACGAATCAGGGAATCCGGTTTACGCTCCGGAAATGGCTGTTTCAGGAGAAACGGTTCACACCATATGGATAACCAGAAATACGGATAATACGTACACCATGAACTACCGCAGGTCTACTGACAGCGGGATAACCTGGGAAGCAGTGAAGACACTCTTTACCAGCGATGCCGGGTCATGGCAAGGTATGGCCACCAGCAACCATTTCAAACGGCTAGCTGTAGATGGCAATAAAGTATTCGTCATGATACAAGCTGGAAATGTGGATGATAAGGCAGTGCTTTATTTGGTTTCTTCATCCGATGGTGGCGCTACATTCAATACACCGAAATCAGTATACGAAGGTGATGTGTACTTTTCCGTTGATGATTCCTATGTGCAATACACCAACGGAGTTTTATACAATGTGTTTATCACACACAACAACAATAACGGTGCGACACAATTTCACCTTTTGCGTTCAGCCAGTGACGGTGCCGATATAACAATCAATCCGTTTTTGGCGCCGGACAGTTGGGGAATCGATGATTTTCTGGCCGATGGAAATGATCTCTATATACTTTATTCCTATTCCCATTACTATTACGGTTTTAACTCAGGCATCGTGAAAATGGCCGTTTCGCATGACGGGGGAAGCACATTCAGTGAAAAAGGGCTTTCCATTCCCGCAGAGGGATATACCGATGGCCGCCATCGTGCGCTAGCCTCTTCCGACCGGAATGCTCCCCGCATCGGGAAATCCGGCTCAACGATTTCAGTCGTTTGGTCGCTGGTCGATTCCGATGAGAAACATCATTTGCGGTATGCCCGCTCTACCGATAACGGCGATACCTTTTCCACGCCGGTCTCCCTGGCAAGCGACGATGACGTATCTGGAACCATTTACGCGAAGCGAATGACGACGAAAACCCTCGGCGAAGACATCTACATCATGTTTCCCGATTACATCATCAATAAGGCTTCTTCCATGTATCTGTTATCCTCACATGATAATGGCAACAGCTTTTCTGCAGTTAAAACACTCAGCGCCAATTACAGTTACCCGAAAGGCGACCTGCCATTGCTATCGCTTACAACTGATAAAGTGACGGCGGCCTGGGGACCGGGAGTCGCGCGTTATTCCAACGATAAAGGTGAAACATTTGACGGCGGTCAGATGCTCTATCCCTATTCAACATACTTGTATGCAATGAATTTGCGCGACTTCTTTACAGATGAAGAGGGGAACGTATTATTCCTCGGAAACGGAAGAGTTACCTCTGATGAAGAAAATCAGGTGATTCTTGGTCGGTTATTTCCTGCTGTCACACCTTCGGAAACCAACAGTGCCTATTCAATCACCAGGGGCGCAGATAATCCATCCTACCTGGAAATTCCGGAAACTCCGGAAGTAGCGATCGACTCTGCTATCACGGTCGAGTTTTGGGCCCGGATTGACATTACCACTGAAGGAAGTTCGAGCTTCCTCCTCTTCGAAAAGCTCGACAGCCATGCCGGTTCCAACAACAAACAGTTCGAAATCGAAGTGATGCGCGATTATGGCACAACCAATAACCCCAGGCTGAGAGGAACACTGATTACCGACAAAGGAACGTTTGTGAATGATGCATATATCGATTTGTACGATAATAAATGGCACCACATTGGCTATAGCTACGACGCCCGTGCCGGGCTGAACAATTACAAACTATTTGTTGACGGAAAAGAGGTAGCCCGTCAAACCGTTACCGGGAAGATTGAACCCGATCCGGGCGTTTTCGTTTTTGGCCCTTATTATCTCAGCAATGCGTTAAATCTCGGACTCGATGAAATCCGGATCTGGGGAAAAGGCCTGACGACGGATGAAATCCTTGAAAACGCCGTGCATTCGTTAACCGGAATGGAAGACAGTTTACTGGTTTATATCAACTGCAATGAGAGTTTGAAAGACCTGACCGGTCATGGTGCCGACGGTTTCAATCTGGCGTCAGGCGAATTCACAGCCAATCCGCCTCAGCCGCCCATAGTTAATTTTGAAGCGTATCAGAATATCCAAACTGTTAGTTTCAATCAGGAATCAGAAAATGCCACCCAATACACCTGGGATTTTGGAGACGGCGAAACCTCTGTCTTAGCGAATCCAACGCACGAGTATCCCGGTCCCGGCGAATACGAAGTTACCCTGACGGCTTCGAATAACGGAACATCCTTTTCGGCAACCAAAACCGTAACCATCGGGGGAATTGCCAAAATTGAAGACAACGTAGCCGGAAACACCGGTTATGCCACGGTGAAAATTTATGGCGGCGGGTTAAACGATAATTCTACTTTCAAAATTACGATGGGTGGCGAAGAAGTTCTTGCCGAAGGAATCAGTCTGTATCAACCCGGAATACTTATCGGGACACTCGATTTGCATGAAAAAGCCGTTGGGAAATGGGATGTCGTGGTACAGACTGGTTCGGGGACCGTTACCATTCCCGAAGGTTTCACGGTAGTGGAAGGGGAAGAAGCCTCGCCTTGGGTGGAAATACAGGGACGTGGCCGCATTCTCTTCAACATGTGGCAAACCTATACCATTCGTTACGGCAACGACAGTAATGTGGATGCCCTGGGCGTTCCGCTTTTCGTTATTGTTCCATGGGAAACGGAAGTCGAATTGATTGATTTTACCATCAGTTTTAACGGTTACGCTGAGAGTAACGGGGAAGAAATACCAGCGGAATTGCTCCAACCATACTATGAAACAACCCAGGTAATGGGAGAGGAATTCCATGCCAAAGTTTATCCGTTTTATGTGCCGATTATTCCGGCCAATTCCAGTAATGAAGTACATATCAGGCTAAAATCGCCATCCGATATCCGGGTTCTGGCCTGGGTTTCCGGGCCATTCTTCGGCTCGCCCATGGATGAAGAAATTCAGGATTGCCTGCTACGTGCTCAGGCCGGGGCCGTTACCAACGGTTTAGTGAACCTCGCTGCCAGTGCACTTCCCGGTGCCGGATGCGTAAAAGATGTTGTGACCACTTACATTTGGAACCCGTTGGATTTCTCCAAACCGAAAGCCGACGAGAAACCTTCGTGGGGAAGCTTGATTTGGAATTACGCCAAAACCGTGGCCGGTTGTGCCGTCGATTTTGTTCCGGCTGCCAAAGCCTACGAGCTGGCCATCGGAGTCTTCCAGTTTGGAGCTGATATTTACGATAATTATCAGAAAGATCAGGAATGTCGCAAACTGGCGAAACAATCGAAGAAGGATCGGGGGATAACAGCCGTGTCTTCGTTCGACCCCAATGAGATCGTTGGACCGGACGGCCCCGGTGCAGAAAAATACATCGCCGAAACACAGCGTTTCCCCTATTCCATTTACTTCGAGAACAAAGCGACAGCCTCGGCGCCGGCACATATTGTAACGGTTACCGACACCCTCGATTTAACACGCTTCCGCGCCAGCGATTTCATCTTCGGCTCTTTCGGGTTTGGTGATACGATTATTACGCCCGCAACACAAGAAACTTATCGCTTTTCATCCGATGTTGAACTTAACGCGAACTTGCTTCTTCGGGTAACCGGAAAAATCGACACGCTGACCGGCGTGATTAGCTGGCAATTTGCTTCGCTCGATCCGTTAACCATGGATATTCACGAAGATCCGGCAGTAGGATTTCTGCCACCCAACGTCACATCGCCCGAAGGAGAGGGATTTGTCTCCTTCACGGCAGGAGTGCATGACCCGGCTGCGAATGGAACGGTTTATGAAAATCAGGCCACCATTGTATTCGATGCGAATGAGCCCATTAAGACCAATATCTGGCAAAATACAGTAGATGTTATTCCTCCTGAAAGTCAGGTGCAACAACTGGAAGCCCAAACGGGGCCGACGAACTTCACCGTTGCCTGGAGTGGCACAGACAACGCCGCCGGAATTGAATACTACGATATCTACGTAAAAGCGAACGGGGAAGGCCCGGTACTATGGCTGGTCCACACCAAAGAAGTTTCGGCGGAGTTTGGTGGCGAAACGGGCTCTGTCTACAAGTTTTACAGTGTGGCTACCGATAATGTAGGCAACACAGAAGAAACTTCCACTACCTATGATGCCGAAACCCTGGTAACCCGTTCAGACGATGTTATTTCACTGAATGAATCATGGACACTTTTCCCAAATCCGACAAAGGGCGGGTTAAATCTTTCTATTAACGATATGGAAGGTGAATTGGTCCTGTTGGAAATTTATTCGGCTACCGGGAACAAAATCTGGGAGCAACAGATTCCGGTCCACGGCTGTCAACAGAATGAACAGATTAATCTGAGCCGTTATCCTTCCGGCATTTACTTTGCCCGATTAACAATCGGAAACGAAACGACGAACAAAACAATCATCTTGAAATAA
- a CDS encoding SPOR domain-containing protein: protein MLKGKMDISIYLIELIRIHDCVIVPELGGFISNYQPAGIDYNRNTFAPPRKEIVFNSKLTGNDGLLVNHISESDGIGYLEARQMIAEFVDEAWSKLENGEKLEFSYIGSLHYDRHEKLIFGPELTENLLIGSYGMGDFHFPKIERTDIVRATSRFEDKETVRVVFNSRTAKKLLIGVPLMLALTLIPLSEHMQRGDVQTGDQASTTSSVLSVIDSTPADTFVGADKIPDEPVPAESKAKPNTVGALADNQAVNKPVVTVGKPASNANATRFYLVGGSFKSEMNAKKYQDELVRQGYDSRILNLDNGFYRVTIQSYNDRDEALAVLDNLTRGNPKSGIWLLEE from the coding sequence ATGCTAAAAGGGAAAATGGATATCAGCATCTATCTTATTGAACTGATTCGAATTCACGATTGTGTTATCGTTCCGGAACTGGGTGGTTTTATCTCGAATTACCAACCGGCCGGGATCGATTATAACCGAAATACGTTTGCTCCCCCGCGAAAAGAAATTGTTTTTAACAGCAAGTTAACCGGGAACGATGGTTTGCTGGTAAATCATATCTCTGAAAGCGATGGAATCGGGTATTTGGAAGCCCGGCAGATGATTGCCGAATTTGTTGACGAAGCATGGTCGAAGCTCGAAAATGGTGAGAAACTGGAATTCAGTTATATCGGTTCGTTGCATTACGACAGGCATGAGAAGCTGATTTTTGGGCCGGAGTTGACAGAGAACCTCTTGATTGGTTCTTATGGAATGGGAGATTTTCATTTTCCGAAAATCGAGCGTACCGATATCGTTCGGGCCACTTCCCGTTTCGAAGACAAGGAAACTGTGCGGGTGGTCTTCAATTCGCGGACAGCGAAAAAATTGCTTATCGGCGTTCCGCTGATGTTGGCACTGACCTTGATACCGCTCTCCGAGCACATGCAACGTGGAGATGTTCAGACAGGCGATCAGGCATCAACTACTTCCTCTGTTTTATCAGTGATTGACAGCACGCCGGCTGATACGTTTGTGGGGGCTGATAAAATCCCGGACGAACCGGTACCGGCCGAATCCAAAGCTAAGCCGAATACAGTTGGAGCATTGGCAGACAATCAGGCGGTTAACAAACCTGTTGTTACGGTCGGCAAGCCCGCTTCAAATGCTAATGCCACCCGGTTTTACCTGGTTGGCGGAAGTTTTAAGAGCGAGATGAACGCAAAGAAATACCAGGATGAATTGGTCCGTCAGGGGTACGATTCCCGGATCCTTAATCTGGACAACGGTTTCTATCGTGTTACCATTCAGTCGTACAACGACCGGGATGAAGCACTGGCGGTACTGGACAATCTGACCAGGGGCAATCCGAAATCGGGAATCTGGTTATTGGAAGAATAG
- a CDS encoding GDP-mannose 4,6-dehydratase, producing the protein MDLFPLASLKTYDYAEDHARAIDLIFHEGKQGATYNIGGNNEWTNINLIRTLCKVMDKKLERSPGTSEQLITYVKDRAGHDLRYTIDSSKLKKELGWKPSLQFEEGIEKTGNSILPRKVNSPCTFDHGFPGTWTAHSHLCTPSLRVG; encoded by the coding sequence ATTGATTTATTTCCCTTAGCATCCCTTAAAACATATGACTATGCAGAAGACCATGCCCGGGCCATCGATCTCATTTTCCACGAAGGAAAACAAGGCGCTACCTACAACATCGGCGGGAATAACGAGTGGACAAACATCAATCTCATCCGTACCTTATGCAAGGTGATGGACAAAAAATTGGAACGAAGCCCCGGAACATCGGAACAGCTCATCACTTACGTGAAAGACCGTGCCGGACACGATTTACGGTACACTATCGATTCATCAAAGCTGAAGAAAGAATTAGGCTGGAAACCATCGCTACAGTTTGAAGAAGGCATTGAAAAAACCGGAAACTCTATTCTTCCCCGGAAGGTGAACAGCCCATGCACATTTGATCACGGCTTCCCTGGGACTTGGACGGCCCATTCACATTTATGCACGCCTTCCCTGAGAGTTGGATGA
- the gldM gene encoding gliding motility protein GldM, with amino-acid sequence MSAKNCPETPRQRMISLMYLVLMAMLALNVDKSVLDAFETVDQGLSKTIENFNSKNARVYADFAKAALENPEKSGDLNLEAKTVKARTDSLYNYITELKKMLVVAADGEDGNIHNIKTKDDTHVAPELMLVKHNGRLGKELKQSIESYRKYLLSLVDPKDTALISSIKSSLDTSDPPPVEGNSPSWQESIFQGYPLAAVVTLMSKMQSDIRNTESDVANYLYVKIDANSFKFNKLKAQVLPKTDYVLEGGTYEAKIFLSAVDTTSDPQILVNNKQIPIIEGEGMGLYKVPATTEGYHKWNGVINFKNPSGQIVQYPFEGEYQVAKPTMTISPTKMNVFYAGLANPVSISVPGVPSDKIIPSITNAAMKPNGRNYLVYPKKPGVKSVITVKAEIDGQVKTIGSTDFRVKRVPDPVATVGGKNEGQITKNELLLERGVYAEIPDFDFDMKFTVTSFVVSTTRGGFVVDKKSNSNLFTPDQANLMKSLNSGSRLYIENIVAKGEDGTTRNLSAISFRIR; translated from the coding sequence ATGAGTGCAAAAAATTGTCCGGAAACTCCACGGCAACGAATGATTAGCCTGATGTACCTGGTGCTGATGGCAATGTTGGCACTGAACGTAGATAAATCAGTGCTGGATGCTTTTGAAACTGTCGATCAGGGGTTATCGAAGACTATCGAGAATTTCAATTCCAAGAATGCCAGGGTTTATGCCGATTTTGCAAAGGCTGCTCTTGAAAATCCTGAAAAGTCAGGTGATCTGAACCTGGAAGCGAAAACCGTTAAAGCAAGAACAGACTCACTCTATAATTATATTACAGAGTTGAAAAAGATGCTGGTTGTAGCGGCTGATGGTGAAGATGGTAATATCCACAATATAAAGACGAAGGATGATACCCATGTAGCACCCGAGTTAATGCTGGTAAAACACAACGGGCGTTTAGGTAAAGAATTAAAGCAATCAATAGAATCGTACCGTAAGTATCTCCTGTCGTTGGTCGATCCCAAAGATACTGCGTTGATTTCAAGTATAAAAAGTAGTCTCGATACATCCGATCCACCTCCGGTTGAAGGGAATTCTCCTTCATGGCAGGAGTCCATTTTTCAGGGATATCCGCTGGCTGCTGTTGTAACGTTGATGTCGAAAATGCAAAGTGATATCCGTAATACCGAATCCGATGTAGCCAACTATCTGTATGTCAAAATTGACGCAAACTCATTCAAGTTTAATAAATTAAAAGCCCAGGTATTGCCCAAAACCGATTATGTGTTAGAGGGCGGTACCTATGAAGCCAAAATCTTTCTGTCGGCAGTCGATACGACCTCCGATCCTCAGATCCTGGTGAATAACAAACAGATACCGATTATTGAGGGCGAAGGAATGGGATTGTATAAGGTGCCTGCTACCACTGAGGGATATCATAAATGGAACGGTGTTATCAATTTCAAAAACCCTTCAGGTCAGATCGTTCAATATCCTTTCGAAGGAGAGTACCAGGTGGCCAAACCAACCATGACGATTTCCCCGACCAAAATGAATGTGTTCTATGCCGGATTGGCCAACCCCGTGTCTATTTCCGTTCCCGGTGTGCCTTCGGATAAAATAATCCCGTCGATTACCAATGCGGCCATGAAGCCGAACGGGAGAAATTATCTGGTATATCCGAAGAAGCCGGGAGTGAAATCAGTCATTACTGTAAAAGCGGAAATAGATGGTCAGGTAAAAACAATCGGCTCCACTGATTTCCGCGTTAAGCGGGTACCCGATCCAGTTGCAACCGTAGGTGGCAAGAACGAAGGTCAGATTACTAAAAACGAATTATTGCTCGAACGAGGGGTTTATGCTGAAATTCCCGATTTCGATTTCGATATGAAATTCACGGTAACCTCATTTGTGGTTTCGACTACGCGCGGAGGTTTCGTAGTGGATAAAAAATCCAACAGCAATCTGTTTACACCGGATCAGGCCAACCTGATGAAAAGCCTAAATTCCGGTAGTCGACTATATATTGAAAATATTGTAGCCAAAGGCGAAGACGGGACAACCCGTAACCTTTCGGCCATCAGTTTCAGAATCAGATAA
- the cysS gene encoding cysteine--tRNA ligase — MDKLVVYNTLTRKKELFKPIHPGAVGMYVCGPTVYGEAHLGHARPAITFDMLFRYLKHVGYKVRYVRNITDVGHLVDDADEGEDKIERKAKVEQLEPMEVVQIYTNSYRGNMARLNNLPPSIEPMASGHIIEQVEAVKKILKAGYGYESNGSVYFDVERFSKGHHYGKLSGRKVEDLYSNTRELDGQSEKKSSMDFALWKKATPEHIMRWPSPWSDGYPGWHMECTAMSTKYLGERFDIHGGGMDLLFPHHEAEIAQSIACTGHESVNYWMHNNLITINGQKMGKSLGNFIKLNELFEGKHSLLEKAYSPMTVRFFILQAHYRSPLDFSNEALQAAGKGMERLMKAVEMLENLPTSAESTVDVAALKEKCYEAMNDDLNSPILIAHLFDGVKMINSINDGKEKISAGDLTALQQLYRTFAFDILGLQAEEQAGCGSNDTMNSVVDLLLDLRMEAKKNKDWGTADKIRNELSALGFEIKDTKDGFSWELKK, encoded by the coding sequence ATGGACAAGCTCGTCGTTTACAATACGCTTACGCGGAAGAAAGAATTGTTTAAACCCATTCATCCCGGAGCTGTGGGAATGTACGTTTGCGGGCCTACAGTTTACGGTGAAGCACACCTGGGGCACGCCCGGCCGGCTATCACGTTCGATATGCTTTTCAGGTACCTGAAACACGTGGGCTATAAGGTACGCTACGTGCGGAACATTACCGATGTAGGACACCTGGTTGACGATGCTGACGAAGGAGAGGATAAGATTGAACGCAAAGCGAAGGTCGAGCAATTGGAGCCCATGGAGGTGGTGCAGATTTATACCAACAGCTACCGCGGAAATATGGCCCGGCTGAATAACCTTCCACCGAGTATCGAACCAATGGCATCGGGGCATATCATTGAGCAGGTTGAGGCAGTCAAGAAGATTTTGAAAGCCGGGTATGGTTATGAAAGCAACGGCTCGGTTTATTTTGATGTAGAGAGATTCTCGAAAGGCCATCACTACGGCAAACTTTCCGGAAGAAAAGTGGAAGACCTTTATTCCAATACCCGGGAGCTGGACGGACAATCGGAGAAAAAATCTTCGATGGATTTTGCGTTGTGGAAAAAAGCAACGCCCGAACATATCATGCGCTGGCCTTCGCCCTGGAGCGACGGTTATCCGGGATGGCACATGGAGTGTACAGCCATGAGCACCAAATACCTGGGCGAACGGTTCGACATCCACGGGGGCGGAATGGATTTGCTGTTTCCCCACCATGAAGCGGAAATAGCACAAAGTATAGCCTGTACCGGACATGAATCGGTGAATTACTGGATGCACAATAACCTGATTACCATCAACGGTCAGAAGATGGGCAAGTCGCTGGGGAATTTTATTAAGCTCAACGAGTTGTTCGAAGGTAAGCACAGTTTGCTGGAGAAGGCCTACAGCCCAATGACGGTCCGTTTCTTCATCCTTCAGGCGCATTACCGCAGTCCGCTCGATTTCTCAAACGAAGCGCTGCAGGCGGCTGGAAAAGGGATGGAGCGTTTGATGAAAGCGGTTGAAATGCTGGAAAATCTGCCAACATCCGCTGAATCAACCGTTGATGTAGCCGCTTTGAAGGAAAAGTGCTACGAAGCGATGAACGATGATTTGAACAGCCCCATTCTGATTGCGCATTTGTTTGATGGCGTGAAGATGATTAATTCCATCAACGATGGGAAGGAAAAGATATCTGCCGGGGATTTGACCGCGCTTCAACAACTTTATCGCACCTTTGCATTCGACATTCTGGGCTTGCAGGCCGAAGAACAGGCCGGCTGCGGTAGCAACGACACGATGAACTCCGTAGTTGATTTACTGTTGGACCTTCGGATGGAGGCCAAGAAAAACAAAGACTGGGGAACCGCTGATAAAATTCGAAATGAATTGAGTGCCCTTGGATTTGAAATAAAAGACACCAAGGATGGATTTTCCTGGGAGTTGAAGAAATAG
- the gldN gene encoding gliding motility protein GldN has protein sequence MKKLFLILFAIILASAATQPATAQVVDGPYQKKITRDRKPAPLPAVRESDVFWSKTIWRIVDLREKMNQDLYYPTREVHGRLSLINLLLKGIKEGQITAYDASTDNEFKLPMTFDQVKEAFGAVPKIVERRNFETGEMENVKVDRDINPEDIKQIMVKEVWYFDKQSSTLQVRIIGLCPIQEFFRDDDVNHDRPLRRKVFWIYYPEVRPLFAKYEVLNPNNDSRSLSFDDIFLLRKFDSYITKESNIYNNRAISQYATGQYATNESRRIKNEIFNFEQDLWEY, from the coding sequence ATGAAAAAGCTATTTTTGATTCTGTTTGCCATAATTCTGGCTTCTGCTGCAACCCAGCCAGCAACGGCGCAGGTTGTTGATGGTCCTTACCAGAAAAAAATTACCCGCGACCGGAAACCAGCCCCGCTTCCTGCAGTCAGGGAGTCAGATGTGTTCTGGTCTAAAACTATCTGGCGGATCGTCGATCTGCGTGAGAAGATGAACCAGGACTTGTATTATCCGACTCGGGAGGTGCACGGTCGGTTGAGCCTCATTAACCTTCTGCTGAAGGGCATTAAAGAAGGGCAGATAACTGCCTATGATGCCTCTACCGACAATGAGTTCAAACTTCCCATGACGTTCGATCAGGTGAAGGAGGCTTTTGGTGCGGTACCTAAAATTGTGGAACGCCGGAATTTTGAAACGGGCGAAATGGAAAATGTCAAGGTGGATCGGGATATTAATCCGGAGGATATTAAGCAGATCATGGTGAAGGAAGTTTGGTATTTCGATAAGCAATCTTCAACGCTGCAGGTTCGTATTATCGGGTTATGTCCTATCCAGGAATTCTTCCGTGACGATGACGTGAATCATGATCGCCCACTTCGCCGTAAGGTGTTTTGGATATATTACCCGGAAGTTCGCCCGCTGTTTGCAAAATATGAGGTGCTGAATCCAAATAATGACTCCAGAAGCCTCAGTTTCGACGATATTTTCCTGCTACGAAAGTTTGACAGCTATATTACCAAAGAATCCAATATTTACAACAATCGGGCAATCAGTCAATATGCCACAGGCCAGTATGCGACAAACGAATCGCGACGAATTAAAAATGAGATTTTCAACTTTGAACAGGATCTTTGGGAATATTAA
- the galE gene encoding UDP-glucose 4-epimerase GalE, with product MKKQILVTGGTGYIGSHTVVELQAAGYDVVIIDDLSNSSADVVDNIEKISGIRPAFEEFNLQDYKKLEPFFARYPKIGAIIHFAASKAVGESVEKPLLYYRNNLVSLMNLLEMMPRHKVPNLVFSSSCTVYGQPDVLPVTEDTPRKEAESPYGNTKAISEDIIRDSVKAMEGINAIALRYFNPIGAHPSALIGELPRGVPNNLVPFITQTAAGLREKLSIFGDNYNTPDGTAVRDYINVVDLAKAHVVAIGRLLDKKNQAHYEFFNIGTGKGASVLELVKTFIEVTGVGLNYQIVDRRAGDIEQTYADTTKANKVLGWRAEKSLGETLLSAWNWEKKVRNIQ from the coding sequence ATGAAAAAGCAAATTCTGGTAACCGGTGGAACGGGTTACATTGGATCGCATACCGTTGTTGAGCTTCAGGCAGCCGGGTACGACGTAGTCATCATCGATGATTTATCGAATTCGAGCGCCGATGTCGTAGATAACATCGAAAAGATATCCGGTATCCGTCCGGCATTTGAGGAATTTAACCTGCAGGATTACAAGAAACTGGAACCATTCTTTGCCAGGTATCCCAAGATCGGGGCCATCATCCATTTTGCCGCCAGTAAAGCCGTAGGTGAATCAGTGGAAAAGCCACTGCTATACTACAGAAATAACCTGGTCTCGCTGATGAATTTGCTGGAGATGATGCCCCGGCACAAGGTTCCGAATCTTGTTTTTTCCTCATCGTGTACTGTTTACGGCCAGCCCGATGTACTACCGGTAACCGAGGACACCCCGCGGAAGGAAGCCGAATCGCCCTACGGGAATACCAAAGCCATTTCGGAAGACATTATCCGCGACAGCGTGAAAGCCATGGAAGGAATCAACGCCATTGCTTTGCGTTATTTCAATCCAATCGGTGCGCATCCGTCGGCACTTATCGGGGAACTGCCCCGTGGTGTACCGAATAATCTCGTTCCCTTCATTACCCAGACAGCTGCCGGTTTGCGCGAAAAGCTGAGTATTTTTGGCGATAATTACAACACTCCCGACGGGACCGCTGTCCGTGACTACATCAACGTAGTCGATTTAGCGAAAGCCCATGTGGTAGCTATCGGACGCCTTCTGGATAAGAAAAATCAAGCTCACTATGAGTTTTTCAATATCGGAACCGGAAAAGGGGCTTCGGTACTGGAACTGGTGAAAACCTTCATTGAAGTTACGGGAGTAGGCCTAAATTACCAGATTGTAGACCGCCGCGCCGGTGACATCGAGCAAACGTATGCCGACACCACAAAGGCAAACAAAGTTCTGGGCTGGAGGGCCGAAAAATCGCTGGGTGAAACCTTGCTTTCGGCCTGGAATTGGGAGAAAAAGGTACGAAACATTCAGTAG